Below is a genomic region from Triticum dicoccoides isolate Atlit2015 ecotype Zavitan chromosome 5A, WEW_v2.0, whole genome shotgun sequence.
AAATCTGTGGAAAATGTAAAACACTTCGTAAGAAAAGCTCAATGCATATCTATCCTTACCGCCTTCAGGAAAGCATGCAAGTATGATCGTATGAACATGGAGCCCTCGCATGGAATTTCTTAAACTTGTCAATTTCTGCTTAGCAAACAGACAACAACAAAAACATATCATTCAATATTCACATTGGATGAAGCACATCCAGAAAAGGCTATTGCCAAGGAAACTTATTGTATGCCAATAGTTGACCATCATATCAAAAACTTAAAATGATACTACTAAGGGCGCCTAGTGTCCATAAGTTATAATAAAATGACGTTCTCCACCCATAGTTATGATAGTCAGACCAAGAACATGTCTCGCTATTTTTAAGAACTGGGCAATTATCTACAAATAACTGTTCTTGTATTTGTATCAACAATTCTACATATAACCAAGCTAGCTAGCTGAATATACCTCAAAACCAAGTATAAGGATTTcgcctttgttttctttttagcCTTTGAGCTGCAATGCCCACAAATGTTAGGCGTGAATCCTTTCAATTAGACCACCCCCAACGTGCATTCATGTTAATACCCGGTATCTGTATTATGTCACATGTCTGCTAATTACGGAATTTGCATGCCAACCAATCAACGAAGTGACATGGCGAATTCAACACTTCAATTATTAATGTAGCAGGCTCTCCAATAAGTGATTACCAATTAGCAAATTGCTAATATATCTCACGAATAAAAAATGATACCTATAGTTAGGATCAATGTTCCAAAAAACAATCAGTAGTACACGAATAATCACCCCACCATTTAGTGTTTACAAGATAAACAATACAAGTCGGATAATTATATTCATACTTATATAATGAAAAATAAGCATCTAAAAGATCATTCATCTAAAATCTAAAAATTCAACTCCCAACAATCGGTCATGGAAGCAGCATAAAGGGGGAAATTGGCTATTCTATGCTTGTTAAATGTTTTAACCTAAGATGTTTCATGCTATAATCTGTGGTCGACTGGGGGTACACATATTTCTACTAAACAACGCCCTACACCATATTCAATATCTATATAAGCTGTCATTTCTACCAGCCTGGCCTTCAAATGCGTTTTCACAATGGCCTTTATTTGGAGCAGTGCCTATAATCTTAGGGTTCATTTCAATAGAAGGTGATGGTATCTTCTAGAATTTAACATAAGCAAACTGGTGACAATTTTACATACCAGGAGTGCCCTAAAAGATTATAAAATATACCAGAAGTCTTATGTTTCTACAAAATACAGTATTACCTTTTAGCATTTGTGTAACAATTCTACGTGATATTTAGGCCCCAGTAAGAACGACAAAACTCATGTCTACCTAGTGGATATACATGGAAGTCAAGTACGCCTTCCATTTCAAAATACAAGGCCAACAGTGTTCTGCAATATCCTTTCAAAATACGAGGGATTCATGTAGGGATGACTTCACATCTATGGCTATGAAATATTTTCTCATATTTTCAAGACAATAACACCATGGCTAACATGGTCATTTCCTCTACTATTAATTGCTTCCTAAATCTCATGCTAGACCAGCATGCACCTTACAAAATGAAATGGAGATAGTACATTATTATCAACTACTATCACACATGCAAAACTGGAAGGCTGCACGCTCAGAAATAGAAGCATCCTCAGAGTCAGAATACAGGAATTGAATATCCAAAATAGCAACAAAAAGTACCATAAAAGCATGAATAGTGTGCAATACAATATAATAACAGAAGTTTGGGGCTACTAAATATTCCATTCCAAGCATGCAGAACTACCTTAACCCAAATGCAAACAGGTCTCAGTTGAGTGGTCGCAAATAGATCCAAACAGCACTAGCGACCTGGCGAAGGACAGGGGGCAAAGCAACTAACTGAACTACTGAACTAAGCGTCGCACTTGAGGGGGGAAatgcaaccaccatacctaccttgaAATCTCATCGAATGCTGAACTATGTAACAGGAGGTCTAACGCCTATTTCCATGGAAGTTGCCCTTCATGGCTACTTTTTTGTTTAATGACTTGGGGCCTCCAGGATTCCTGAGAAATGGGCGAGAGTTGCAAATCAAGGAAATGTTTCACCTAGGATGTTCTAATTCAAATTAGTGCAAAAATATACTCACATTTTCTGTCGCTTCACGACATCATGCTTCATTTTCAGAACAATGTCCATTGCATGCTGCTGATGTTCTCTTGTATGCACATGTAGACCAAGGTCCTCTGCACTCCCACAGTTAAACATGCATATCCGGCACCAACCAACTTCTCCACTACTGAAGAAACCACCCTGGACAATACAACAGCAGTTCAATGATTAATAGGTACTCCTACATCAAGTATATAGCATATAGAAACTCATAATGCATCAGAAATAAACACAAAAACGAAAATAAATTTATAAATTCAACATCCATAACCCACCGAACTGAAGCGGCCAGATTCTTGTGGAAAACCATGTCGAGAATAGTCATCAAAATTTGGATCATCTGGATGTACGTGTCCTTGGAACCGGTGGCCAGAAGGTTCAATTCCATGCAATTGACCATGCCCAAGGGGTTCAGAACCATGAAGATTTCTTGGAAGAAAAATATCAGCGGGGTGGAAATGTGTATGAGGGAACCCTAGATTGTCAAAATCATGCTGTCTACTCCCTGGAAGGTTGCCAGGGCCTAGTTGGTCCTTACGAAGACCTCCGGGACCAGCTGTCATCCCTTGAACAAATGAACCTGAAAACCATTTGAAGCCATTACAGAGCCATTGAAAAATTGTGAAAAGGATCAAGTAAGCTCCTCTTCATTCATTAAACCCATGAAGACTTGCTGAAGATGAAGTTTCAAATCAAGCCTTGAATCAACTTATAATCCTTACCTGGGTTTCTAGGCATTCCATCAACCCTGTGATGGCCAAATTCTGCACCAGGTGACACAAAGTCAGGATGACCAACAATTGAATGGGGCTTCCTTGACAAATCTTCAGGGAAGCCTATAGGATATGGGCCTGGCTTGTTTGGGAATGGAGGCCTTCCTGGTAATGAATCGAAACCATCAAAAGGCCTTGGGCCTCTCTGAAAACTGTCATCATCAAGATGAGTTGGCCCTGGAAATTGCTTCATATTCTCTTCAATATCTTTAGGGTTGACATTGTATCTGCCAGGATATGGTGGCCCCAACGACCTGAAATGTTCCCGTGAAGTATTGAACCCTTCTTCATGGAAAGCCCTGGAATTTCCTAGTTGCTCTCCGCCGACACCATTTCTCATTCCTGAACAGAAGGAAGTTTTGGTCAAGATGCTTACAATAAAGAAAACTCAAGTGTCCCTAAAACGGAAAACTCAAAAGTGTTTGCATTTGATTCAAGAGAATTACCAACAGGATGTGGTCGGCCAACATTTTCTGGAGCAAAAGGAGGCATAGTTGTGTCATGAAGTCCAGGCAAGGGTCCAGCCATGGGTGGTCGAATCATGCCATCATCAGGTATGGTGGGTGCAGGCCGCGAAAGGTTTGGTGCAAACACCCTTGGTGCCATTTCAGATTGATATACACCATATAGTTGTTGCTGCACTGTAGGCCGGACATTTTCTGGAAAACTATGACTAGGTGGCCTCATTTGATTCTTCTGGGCTTGCGTACATGGCACAGGAGGATGGAGCATATGCTGAGTAAGCATGGTATCAGGTCCAGAAGGACGCTGTCGGCCCATGCCTGGGGGCGCATAGGAACCCAGTGCTCCCTGGCTTTTCTGTGATGCCTGCTGCAATGATCCTCCTTTCTCAAGATCATTGGATATATTTGAAGCTTCAGACTGTGAATTACTTTCCTGGCCACCAGACTCATCCTTTCCTTTGCCTTTGTCTAAACCATCTGCAACGCCCAATGCAATGCCAGTTTGTACCGCATTTTTTCTGATATTACTAAAATCATTCTGCTCCCCATTCACATTTTTATCACCCAGATATTCTGGCTTTATGCCAGAATATTCACTGCCTCCATTTGTATTATCGCCTACTTCAGCATTGCCACTAGCATTAGCTGCACTTTCTGACTTTCCTGATTCTTGGAACTGATGCGGTGTTGCAACATAACTCGTAGACCTGCTAGTCGAGGTTGGAACATGCTGCTGCTGCATATATTGTGGACCATGGGGCTGGAAAGGTTGAGGATGAATC
It encodes:
- the LOC119302400 gene encoding altered inheritance of mitochondria protein 3-like, which encodes MGFDNECILNIQTLPGEYFCPVCRTLIYPNEALQAQCTHLYCKPCLAYVAATTQACPYDGYLVTEADSKPLVDSNKSLAETIGKVTVQCLYNKSGCQWQGNLSECNTHGTACAYGNSPVVCNRCGTQIVHRQVQEHAQLCPGMQPQTQQADGSLTQSSAATTQAVTQDPSAVSSVALVAAPTAGAVTASALATGSAGVTTTSTVAVAPFAGAPTYATQGQAVAPQIQTAEQYQQQLQYHQYYQQHYPGYNPYTQQYQQYGQYQQYTQPQTQVAPQNVAQVPAQPAPYAQPQFLQPPQPQHIVPNQSQNPQLQAPAVQPQPQQNPPLHSAPQIPQMQPQGDVQPIAHTQVCNQPFAMPATQAIASQVQPYVQPHPPHQQQAVAQQQPQMQYPPQQQHPQSQMQHQHPQVRQQSYPQPHVYHQPHPVAQSQNPSVHAVAGHQSYLQPQPAHQMAHGAAIQHPVHASHQQLVGPQHPALVHPPQGQFPLQGQQPSMLAPQGTQHTPQHQQHGHQAQRPPMHPSIPSQAPPQGFPLNTPVPSQTSQSYQQGMHSSQQQIHPQPFQPHGPQYMQQQHVPTSTSRSTSYVATPHQFQESGKSESAANASGNAEVGDNTNGGSEYSGIKPEYLGDKNVNGEQNDFSNIRKNAVQTGIALGVADGLDKGKGKDESGGQESNSQSEASNISNDLEKGGSLQQASQKSQGALGSYAPPGMGRQRPSGPDTMLTQHMLHPPVPCTQAQKNQMRPPSHSFPENVRPTVQQQLYGVYQSEMAPRVFAPNLSRPAPTIPDDGMIRPPMAGPLPGLHDTTMPPFAPENVGRPHPVGMRNGVGGEQLGNSRAFHEEGFNTSREHFRSLGPPYPGRYNVNPKDIEENMKQFPGPTHLDDDSFQRGPRPFDGFDSLPGRPPFPNKPGPYPIGFPEDLSRKPHSIVGHPDFVSPGAEFGHHRVDGMPRNPGSFVQGMTAGPGGLRKDQLGPGNLPGSRQHDFDNLGFPHTHFHPADIFLPRNLHGSEPLGHGQLHGIEPSGHRFQGHVHPDDPNFDDYSRHGFPQESGRFSSGGFFSSGEVGWCRICMFNCGSAEDLGLHVHTREHQQHAMDIVLKMKHDVVKRQKMNPGGPKSLNKKVAMKGNFHGNRR